The following are from one region of the Rhodopirellula sp. P2 genome:
- a CDS encoding ribonuclease HI, translating to MMDPLQSLEEFASMTSEFGDPDFNPAPAKPRGSFLLVVSADSTSLTDGRWQFVIETSDGRPVMEAEDQEFGDLNRLSLLAAVRGLEAMDGPSGITLLSHNRYLIRSLTDSLPRWRRSDFVWDHFGRRVEVQHADLWRRVDHALGIHEVQACLVTSRLVSRKPDQVTPDGAIPAADVNELTARASTKLNDPWSRIDQPHAGPPAPKSHQVVPTANDRLRDWLLSTAVSAGGIQRSNPIKTS from the coding sequence ATGATGGATCCTTTGCAATCACTCGAAGAATTCGCGTCGATGACGTCTGAATTTGGCGATCCCGATTTCAACCCGGCACCCGCGAAACCTCGCGGATCATTTTTGCTGGTTGTCTCCGCCGACAGCACATCGCTGACCGATGGCCGTTGGCAATTTGTGATCGAGACTTCTGACGGACGACCCGTGATGGAAGCGGAAGATCAAGAGTTTGGAGACTTGAATCGCTTGTCGTTGTTGGCGGCGGTTCGGGGGCTCGAAGCGATGGACGGCCCGTCCGGCATCACTTTGCTCAGCCACAACCGATATTTGATTCGTTCGCTCACCGATTCGTTGCCGCGATGGCGACGCAGCGATTTCGTGTGGGATCACTTTGGCCGCCGGGTCGAGGTCCAACACGCCGACCTGTGGCGACGCGTCGACCATGCCTTGGGAATCCACGAAGTCCAAGCCTGTTTGGTGACGTCCCGGTTGGTCAGTCGAAAGCCAGATCAGGTCACGCCCGATGGCGCGATCCCCGCGGCGGATGTCAATGAGTTGACTGCTCGTGCATCCACCAAACTGAATGACCCCTGGTCGCGAATCGACCAGCCTCACGCGGGCCCACCGGCTCCAAAATCCCACCAAGTGGTCCCCACAGCCAACGACCGGCTGCGGGACTGGTTGCTGAGCACCGCAGTTTCTGCGGGTGGGATTCAGCGTTCCAATCCGATCAAAACGTCCTGA
- a CDS encoding type III pantothenate kinase, translating into MTDEPSSSNEPTQPSESQCDVVMVRVGIDIGNTAIKVVTQGAPTDEEAGSLKDRGPQLRSISLRDPEWITQCVEHLRTLAAKLAERASSDCQSVCYDVRVASVNRGSAEPLVAALDEAFYDCIRVRFVTHQDVSMTIDVNYPDRVGIDRLLGAEAAFRRHAAPVIIVDAGTTVTVDFVSAEGVFCGGAILPGLEMQTAALAAGTDALPKLDWASHRCREMPEGPGRDTVAAMRLGVLSSVAGAVERLLRIYGGAATLVVTGGDAGCLVDALPAECRAVEEPHLVAQALLDLLQPNE; encoded by the coding sequence ATGACAGACGAACCATCCTCTTCGAACGAACCCACACAACCTAGCGAATCGCAGTGCGATGTCGTGATGGTGCGGGTTGGAATCGATATCGGAAACACGGCGATCAAGGTGGTGACTCAGGGAGCACCCACCGACGAAGAGGCCGGCTCGCTCAAAGACCGTGGACCACAGCTGCGTTCGATCTCGTTGCGAGATCCAGAGTGGATCACGCAGTGCGTCGAGCACCTGCGAACGCTTGCGGCAAAGCTGGCCGAGCGTGCGTCGAGCGATTGCCAGTCGGTTTGCTACGACGTGCGTGTTGCGAGCGTGAATCGAGGGTCAGCCGAGCCCTTGGTAGCTGCTTTGGATGAAGCGTTCTACGATTGCATTCGCGTGCGTTTCGTGACTCACCAAGATGTCTCGATGACCATCGACGTGAACTATCCCGATCGAGTAGGGATCGACCGGTTGTTGGGAGCGGAGGCTGCCTTCCGGCGGCATGCGGCACCGGTCATCATCGTCGATGCGGGCACCACCGTGACAGTGGATTTCGTGTCGGCAGAAGGCGTGTTCTGTGGCGGAGCGATCTTGCCTGGATTGGAAATGCAGACCGCAGCGCTGGCGGCGGGAACGGACGCTCTGCCCAAGCTCGATTGGGCTTCCCATCGATGTCGCGAGATGCCTGAGGGACCAGGCCGAGACACGGTCGCGGCAATGCGACTGGGCGTGCTCTCGTCCGTTGCGGGTGCCGTGGAGCGATTGCTTCGAATCTACGGTGGTGCGGCGACCTTGGTCGTGACCGGTGGCGACGCGGGATGCTTGGTGGATGCTTTGCCCGCGGAATGCCGAGCGGTGGAAGAACCGCACTTGGTCGCGCAAGCTCTGCTGGATCTGCTGCAACCGAACGAGTAG
- the obgE gene encoding GTPase ObgE, which produces MFFDRVEVEFLAGKGGDGCMSFRKEKYVPKGGPDGGNGGRGASIVLEARLGVNSLAQFANRKFFRAEKGGFGMGALRHGRKGREMRLYVPCGTSIIDAKDGFVIKDLTQIGEEFVICRGGKGGHGNARFKTAQNQAPRIRELGEPGEVRHVIMELKSIADVGLIGKPNAGKSTLLSRISSARPEIADYPFTTKYPNLGIVDVDTETSFVLADIPGLIEGASEGIGLGHEFLRHVERAGLLVHLIEPAPVDGSDPIQNYVAIREELHQYDESLADRDELVVMTKCELDPDGEVREQLQAYFQENPANHSRELRSISAATDVGLKELVGEIMGRVTKRRQEMMEAGITPTLIRQDDAPATPKKERRVPPHKAAATECLSDEIRAQDIQGASTLSDTGKVVPGERRDRPS; this is translated from the coding sequence ATGTTTTTTGATCGCGTTGAAGTTGAGTTCTTGGCCGGCAAGGGTGGCGATGGCTGCATGAGCTTTCGCAAGGAAAAGTACGTCCCCAAAGGCGGGCCGGATGGCGGCAACGGCGGCCGGGGGGCCAGCATCGTCCTCGAAGCCCGCTTAGGTGTGAACTCGCTGGCCCAATTTGCCAACCGAAAGTTCTTTCGGGCCGAAAAGGGTGGCTTTGGGATGGGAGCCCTGCGTCACGGACGAAAAGGCCGTGAAATGCGGCTGTACGTGCCCTGTGGAACCAGCATCATCGACGCCAAAGACGGGTTCGTGATCAAGGATCTGACCCAAATCGGTGAGGAATTCGTGATCTGTCGCGGTGGCAAAGGTGGCCACGGGAACGCACGCTTCAAAACGGCACAGAATCAGGCCCCGCGAATTCGCGAGTTGGGCGAGCCCGGCGAGGTGCGACACGTGATCATGGAACTGAAGTCGATCGCCGACGTGGGCCTGATCGGAAAACCCAACGCTGGTAAAAGCACCCTGCTTTCACGCATCAGCAGTGCTCGTCCAGAAATCGCGGATTACCCCTTCACAACGAAGTACCCCAACCTCGGCATCGTCGATGTCGACACCGAAACATCGTTCGTGCTGGCGGACATCCCCGGGTTGATTGAAGGCGCCAGTGAGGGCATCGGATTGGGGCATGAGTTCCTGCGTCATGTCGAACGCGCCGGATTGCTGGTGCACCTGATCGAACCCGCCCCGGTCGATGGTAGCGATCCCATTCAAAACTACGTCGCGATTCGCGAAGAACTGCATCAATACGATGAGTCGCTTGCGGACCGCGATGAATTGGTGGTGATGACCAAGTGTGAACTGGATCCGGACGGTGAAGTCCGCGAGCAGCTTCAGGCCTACTTCCAAGAAAATCCCGCCAATCATTCTCGGGAACTGCGTTCGATCAGTGCCGCGACCGATGTCGGGCTGAAGGAATTGGTCGGCGAAATCATGGGCCGAGTCACCAAGCGTCGGCAAGAAATGATGGAAGCCGGAATCACTCCCACGCTGATCCGCCAGGACGACGCGCCGGCGACGCCGAAAAAGGAACGTCGTGTTCCGCCTCACAAGGCTGCTGCCACGGAATGTCTGTCCGACGAAATTCGAGCCCAGGACATTCAAGGTGCGTCCACGCTGTCCGACACGGGGAAGGTTGTCCCCGGCGAACGTCGCGACCGCCCTTCTTGA
- the gap gene encoding type I glyceraldehyde-3-phosphate dehydrogenase, translating to MAIKVAINGFGRIGRLTFRNLMERSDEFEVVAINDLTDNRTLAMLLKYDSIHGRFDGTVEYDDTSLTVNGKKIVALAERDPRNLPWKEHNVDIAIESTGFFTARSTADKPGYDSHLAAGAKKVVLSAPAKDGADLTCVLGVNDDKLTADLNCVSNASCTTNCLAPVAKVLNDSFGIESGLMTTVHAYTNDQNVQDQPHSDLYRARAAAVNIIPTSTGAAKAVGLVIPELQGKLTGIAMRVPVPTGSVVDLTVNLSKEVTKEDINLAIQTAAEGPMKGILFYAVDPIVSSDIVHDPHSSIFASDFTQVLGDKGKMVKVVSWYDNEWGYSSRTADLCSKLGKML from the coding sequence GTGGCTATTAAAGTAGCAATCAACGGCTTTGGCCGAATCGGACGTTTGACTTTTCGCAACCTGATGGAGCGAAGCGACGAGTTCGAAGTGGTCGCGATCAACGATTTGACCGACAACCGCACCCTGGCAATGTTGCTCAAGTACGACAGCATCCACGGTCGTTTTGACGGCACCGTCGAGTACGACGACACCTCGTTGACCGTCAACGGCAAGAAAATTGTGGCTTTGGCCGAGCGTGACCCACGCAACTTGCCTTGGAAAGAGCACAACGTCGACATCGCCATCGAGTCGACCGGCTTCTTCACCGCACGTTCCACCGCCGACAAGCCTGGCTACGACAGCCACTTGGCTGCTGGTGCGAAAAAGGTTGTCCTGTCCGCACCTGCCAAAGACGGTGCCGATCTGACCTGCGTGTTGGGCGTCAACGACGACAAGCTCACCGCCGACTTGAACTGCGTCAGCAACGCTTCTTGCACGACCAACTGCTTGGCACCTGTTGCCAAGGTCCTGAACGATTCGTTCGGCATCGAATCGGGCTTGATGACCACCGTTCACGCTTACACGAACGATCAAAACGTTCAAGATCAGCCGCACTCTGACTTGTACCGTGCTCGCGCTGCCGCTGTGAACATCATCCCAACCAGCACCGGTGCTGCGAAAGCTGTCGGATTGGTGATTCCTGAATTGCAAGGCAAGCTGACTGGCATCGCGATGCGAGTTCCTGTGCCAACGGGCAGCGTGGTCGACTTGACCGTCAACCTGAGCAAGGAAGTCACCAAGGAAGACATCAACTTGGCGATTCAAACCGCCGCCGAAGGTCCCATGAAGGGCATTCTGTTCTACGCCGTTGACCCAATCGTCAGCAGCGACATTGTCCACGACCCACACAGCAGCATCTTTGCCTCGGACTTCACCCAAGTCCTCGGTGACAAGGGTAAAATGGTCAAGGTTGTGTCCTGGTACGACAACGAATGGGGCTACTCCAGCCGTACCGCTGACTTGTGCAGCAAACTCGGAAAGATGCTCTAA
- a CDS encoding class I SAM-dependent methyltransferase, translating to MTDLRPENPASPAISPRRDRGETSARMEQSQWRRPAGVAAGTWRYVQQGSIASHYDAFVADTPLCTLDQTFLREVFESIDLPPPTAGSTAGAPHEPLPKLFSATEDWVLDLGCGTGRAATELSRLGRNVLAIDLSQPMLNHVVERAKRAQAESTEQRTGMIVPLRANLVQLDCLADNSAAGAVCLFSTLGMIQGRENRRAVLCHASRIVRPGGKFLLHVHNRYASLAQSGGKRLLAKSWLQSITSREHEFGDATYAYRGLPDMFLHRYSRRELVADLNSSGWQISQIHRLSLDGSATMEESPTSRFQIAGGYLVEAVSGQ from the coding sequence ATGACCGATCTGCGGCCCGAAAATCCTGCCTCACCAGCCATCTCGCCGCGCCGGGATCGAGGCGAAACATCCGCCCGAATGGAACAATCCCAATGGCGCCGCCCGGCCGGCGTCGCGGCTGGAACTTGGCGATATGTGCAACAAGGGTCCATCGCTAGCCACTACGATGCCTTTGTGGCAGACACTCCGCTCTGCACGCTGGACCAAACGTTCTTGCGCGAAGTGTTCGAATCGATCGATTTGCCACCGCCGACAGCGGGATCCACCGCAGGAGCGCCCCATGAGCCCCTGCCAAAACTTTTTTCCGCAACCGAGGACTGGGTGCTCGATTTGGGCTGCGGAACGGGGCGAGCGGCCACGGAGTTGTCGCGACTCGGCCGCAACGTGCTCGCGATTGACCTCTCTCAGCCCATGTTGAACCACGTGGTCGAGCGAGCGAAACGTGCTCAGGCAGAATCAACCGAGCAGCGAACCGGAATGATCGTTCCCCTGCGAGCCAACTTGGTCCAGCTCGATTGCCTGGCCGACAATTCCGCCGCGGGAGCGGTCTGCCTGTTCAGCACCCTGGGCATGATCCAAGGCCGAGAGAATCGACGAGCGGTCCTGTGTCATGCATCGAGGATTGTCCGCCCCGGCGGCAAGTTCTTGCTGCACGTCCACAACCGCTACGCGTCGCTGGCTCAATCGGGCGGCAAACGTCTGCTCGCCAAGAGCTGGCTGCAATCAATCACCAGCCGCGAACACGAATTCGGCGACGCCACCTACGCCTACCGAGGCCTTCCCGACATGTTCCTGCACCGCTATTCGCGACGAGAACTGGTCGCGGATCTCAACAGCAGCGGTTGGCAGATCAGCCAGATACACCGACTGTCACTCGACGGATCCGCCACGATGGAAGAAAGCCCTACCAGCCGATTCCAAATCGCCGGGGGCTACTTGGTGGAGGCGGTCAGCGGCCAGTAG
- a CDS encoding PEP-CTERM sorting domain-containing protein codes for MFISRHFYFAVIFGCSLVGNLETTKAAVVLDFDDLLTPGSDQELAGTGVVYDEEGFRITGTELSYLEPGNTNYVGLPTDTNVALFESDVPFGFVTLTNIAGDPFALTSLDIAKLNKNGGVSTISIEFRGTLADGSGIVTETLSASGITDNEFVSLSFAGLGFEELSAVSWDALPTHQFDNIVVTAVPEPTSLAFLGVGLGVAGVRRVRRKRFENAVA; via the coding sequence ATGTTCATTAGTAGACATTTTTATTTCGCAGTTATTTTTGGTTGCTCGCTTGTCGGTAACTTGGAAACGACCAAGGCCGCGGTGGTTCTTGATTTTGACGATCTTCTGACTCCAGGCTCTGACCAAGAGCTGGCGGGAACTGGCGTTGTCTACGATGAGGAAGGGTTCAGAATCACTGGTACCGAACTCAGCTATTTAGAGCCTGGAAATACCAATTATGTTGGACTCCCCACCGATACCAACGTCGCGTTGTTCGAAAGCGATGTTCCCTTCGGTTTTGTTACCTTGACGAACATCGCAGGAGATCCTTTCGCACTGACATCGCTCGACATTGCAAAGCTGAACAAAAACGGTGGCGTTAGTACAATAAGCATTGAGTTTAGGGGGACCCTTGCGGATGGTAGCGGAATTGTCACGGAGACCTTGAGTGCCTCAGGCATTACCGACAACGAGTTTGTTTCATTATCATTCGCGGGTTTGGGGTTCGAAGAGTTGTCGGCTGTCTCCTGGGATGCTCTTCCGACTCACCAATTCGACAACATCGTCGTCACCGCAGTCCCCGAACCAACCTCCCTGGCGTTCCTCGGTGTTGGCTTGGGCGTGGCGGGTGTTCGGCGTGTGCGACGCAAGCGTTTTGAGAACGCCGTTGCTTAG
- a CDS encoding response regulator transcription factor has translation MSKTKVLIVEDYRPLVETLEYQLKRAGYEVYRAADGREALNQAKLYLPDVVVLDVDLPILSGVEVCKQLRSDATTKDTLILMLSALGEESDQVVGFAVGADDYVVKPVESYKVLLQRIKALLRRREPSMDDADSISRCGVTVDRRRFVATIEGEAVKLTKSEFRLLDTLIRQPGRAFDRSELVDAALGEDTMVLERTIDVHVRALRKKMNEHADLVETVRGIGYRFREE, from the coding sequence ATGTCAAAAACCAAAGTTCTCATCGTTGAAGATTACCGGCCATTAGTGGAAACGCTGGAGTACCAGCTCAAACGAGCTGGCTACGAGGTCTATCGAGCTGCCGATGGACGAGAGGCTCTCAACCAAGCCAAGCTGTATCTGCCCGATGTGGTTGTGTTGGACGTCGACCTGCCAATCCTGAGCGGCGTGGAAGTCTGCAAGCAATTGCGATCCGATGCGACCACGAAAGACACGCTGATTTTGATGCTCAGTGCCTTGGGCGAAGAGTCCGATCAAGTCGTCGGATTCGCGGTCGGAGCGGACGATTACGTCGTCAAACCAGTGGAGAGCTACAAAGTCCTGCTGCAGCGAATCAAGGCCTTGCTGCGTCGCCGCGAGCCCAGCATGGACGACGCCGACTCGATTTCGCGATGCGGCGTGACCGTCGATCGCCGGCGTTTTGTCGCCACGATCGAGGGGGAAGCGGTCAAGCTAACCAAGAGCGAGTTTCGGTTGCTGGACACGCTGATCCGTCAGCCCGGCCGAGCCTTCGACCGCAGCGAACTGGTCGACGCCGCCCTGGGAGAAGACACGATGGTGCTGGAGCGAACCATCGACGTCCACGTCCGAGCCCTCCGCAAAAAAATGAACGAACACGCCGATTTAGTGGAAACCGTGCGGGGAATCGGGTACCGGTTCCGGGAGGAATGA
- a CDS encoding TatD family hydrolase: MNPLFDTHAHLNSKDFNDNVAEVVERARQAGVVGVGVIGIDLATSRRAVELAAEFPEMIHAVVGIQPNSVAESSAGDFAEIEKLATAPGVRGIGETGLDCYWDDTPIEQQQVAFDQHIDLACRANLPMVIHMRESGELIAEQLARQTKLPAAVMHSFTGDWELAERCLDMGLMISFAGMVTFKKSDDLREVAKRVPEDRLLIETDSPYLSPEPLRGKRPNEPARVEHILRCLADVRNVPTSTLAEATTANARRFFKLS; this comes from the coding sequence ATGAATCCCTTGTTCGACACCCACGCCCATTTGAATTCCAAGGACTTCAACGACAACGTTGCCGAAGTGGTCGAGCGTGCTCGTCAGGCCGGCGTGGTTGGCGTCGGCGTGATCGGAATCGATCTGGCGACCAGCCGCCGAGCGGTTGAGTTGGCAGCCGAGTTCCCCGAGATGATTCATGCTGTGGTCGGAATCCAGCCCAACTCGGTGGCTGAATCCTCCGCGGGTGATTTCGCGGAGATTGAAAAGCTTGCGACGGCTCCGGGAGTTCGCGGGATCGGAGAAACCGGGCTGGATTGCTACTGGGACGACACACCGATCGAGCAGCAACAGGTCGCTTTTGACCAACACATCGATCTGGCTTGTCGAGCCAACCTGCCGATGGTCATCCACATGCGTGAAAGCGGCGAACTGATCGCGGAACAGTTGGCGCGGCAAACGAAACTCCCGGCCGCCGTGATGCACTCGTTCACTGGCGATTGGGAGCTGGCCGAGCGTTGCTTGGACATGGGGCTGATGATCAGCTTTGCGGGGATGGTCACGTTCAAAAAGAGCGACGATCTTCGCGAGGTCGCCAAACGGGTTCCCGAGGATCGCCTGCTGATCGAGACCGATTCGCCGTATTTGTCGCCCGAACCGCTGCGGGGCAAACGCCCCAACGAGCCCGCTCGGGTGGAACACATCCTGCGTTGTTTGGCGGATGTGCGGAATGTGCCAACCTCGACCTTGGCGGAGGCAACGACCGCCAACGCAAGGCGATTTTTTAAGCTGTCGTGA
- a CDS encoding sulfatase family protein codes for MFPLMLRAVTCSLAIAFVAPVVAQDQPAATNPTSTVRPNIVWIMSEDNSKHYLKHFDETGVETPAIEAMAARGITFDRAFSNAPVCSTARTTLITACYGPRIGTQFHRRTELATLPRGVEMFPVWLRQSGYYTTNQSKEDYNAKKRLQPWDDSSKKASWKNRPSDETPFFHVVTFADSHEGRLHFGVDALQKPTKFDQKSVSLPPYFPDTQVFRHTAAFYRDRMSIIDEKVAGVIEQLTQAGELENTFVFYFGDHGGVLPRGKGYIYESGLHVPLVVRVPENYRGLVDRELGSRTKGFVSFIDFAPTVLNLAGVPLDEAGPIDGKAFLGKHTDATEVDSRDTTFGYADRMDEKYDLVRSVRVGDWKLIRSFESFQPDAMWADYRYKMLAYQQWRARYHTGKLNAVQSQFFKPRPPELLFNLADDPHEVNNLAGDPLHGDRLTELRMTLTEHLKRTNDLGFLTEAGMLKILDEPVANGKRLSQEIARYIDTANIAVMPWDQANKALLSAINSGDMLQRYWALVAASSIAASNRSANLDMAADDTFLKLVRRRALDPEPLVASRAAQLAAILQVEDPRPVFQRTLQLSQSSTEALQIFNMVRHVNALPGTPYPMGSKLFRLPFQPAPQGLIQQHLDHLDLP; via the coding sequence ATGTTTCCATTGATGCTCCGTGCCGTCACTTGTTCGTTGGCCATCGCCTTCGTCGCTCCGGTGGTCGCGCAAGACCAACCTGCGGCAACCAATCCCACCAGCACCGTTCGACCGAACATCGTTTGGATCATGTCGGAAGACAACTCCAAACATTACTTGAAACACTTTGACGAAACCGGTGTCGAGACGCCCGCGATCGAGGCCATGGCGGCTCGCGGGATCACGTTCGATCGAGCGTTCAGCAACGCTCCGGTTTGCTCCACCGCGCGAACGACATTGATCACCGCCTGCTACGGGCCTCGGATCGGGACTCAGTTCCATCGACGGACTGAACTGGCAACGCTGCCGCGAGGCGTCGAAATGTTTCCGGTTTGGTTGCGGCAATCCGGTTACTACACCACGAACCAATCCAAAGAGGACTACAACGCGAAAAAGCGTTTGCAGCCGTGGGACGACTCTTCGAAAAAGGCGTCTTGGAAAAATCGTCCCTCCGACGAGACGCCTTTCTTCCACGTTGTCACGTTCGCTGATTCACACGAAGGCAGATTGCACTTCGGCGTCGACGCGTTGCAAAAGCCAACCAAGTTCGACCAAAAATCCGTTTCGCTGCCGCCCTACTTTCCAGACACACAGGTCTTCCGCCACACCGCCGCGTTCTATCGCGACCGGATGAGCATCATCGACGAGAAAGTCGCCGGGGTGATCGAGCAGTTAACGCAAGCAGGTGAGCTGGAAAACACGTTTGTGTTTTACTTCGGCGACCATGGTGGCGTGCTGCCACGCGGCAAGGGCTACATCTATGAATCCGGCCTCCACGTGCCACTGGTTGTTCGTGTTCCCGAAAACTATCGCGGCTTGGTGGATCGCGAGCTCGGATCTCGCACCAAAGGATTCGTTTCATTCATCGACTTTGCCCCCACCGTTCTGAATCTGGCTGGCGTTCCGCTGGACGAAGCCGGGCCAATCGATGGCAAAGCTTTCCTGGGGAAACACACCGATGCGACCGAAGTTGACTCGCGAGACACCACGTTTGGCTACGCCGACCGGATGGACGAAAAGTACGATCTGGTTCGCTCGGTTCGGGTTGGCGACTGGAAACTGATCCGGTCCTTTGAATCCTTCCAACCCGACGCGATGTGGGCGGACTACCGCTACAAGATGCTGGCCTATCAACAGTGGCGAGCTCGATACCACACAGGCAAGCTCAACGCCGTTCAAAGCCAGTTTTTCAAACCGCGTCCACCCGAGTTGCTGTTCAACTTGGCGGACGATCCGCACGAAGTGAACAACTTGGCCGGAGATCCCCTGCACGGCGATCGTCTGACCGAATTGCGAATGACGTTGACAGAGCATTTGAAGCGGACGAACGACCTGGGCTTCTTGACCGAAGCCGGCATGCTAAAAATCCTGGACGAACCGGTCGCCAATGGCAAGCGATTGTCGCAAGAGATTGCCCGCTACATCGACACCGCCAACATCGCAGTCATGCCCTGGGATCAAGCCAACAAAGCCTTGCTGTCCGCGATCAACAGCGGCGACATGCTCCAGCGATACTGGGCCTTGGTCGCGGCAAGTTCCATCGCGGCATCCAACCGCTCAGCGAATCTGGACATGGCCGCCGACGACACCTTTCTCAAATTGGTGCGTCGCCGGGCACTCGATCCCGAGCCGTTGGTTGCCTCTCGCGCCGCCCAGCTCGCCGCAATTTTGCAAGTCGAGGATCCGCGGCCTGTTTTTCAACGCACCTTGCAACTCAGCCAATCGTCCACCGAAGCCCTGCAAATCTTCAACATGGTGCGGCACGTCAACGCCTTGCCGGGCACGCCCTATCCGATGGGTTCGAAATTGTTCCGATTGCCGTTTCAGCCAGCTCCCCAAGGTTTGATTCAACAGCATCTCGATCACTTGGACCTGCCCTAG